The Solenopsis invicta isolate M01_SB chromosome 12, UNIL_Sinv_3.0, whole genome shotgun sequence DNA window GAAAGTCAAACTTTTCGCGACACCCTGTACACGTCTTATTCACAGCCGCAGGAATTCGCTGATAGCGATATTTACGGGCCAATGGACGAAATTTCAAAACCGACGACGAATTGAAAAGCACGAAGTAGCTGAAACGCGCGATGAACGAGATCGGTCGGTCCAGATGGGCGAGCGGGGGGGGTGCGGAGCGGGGAGACGCGCGCTACACCGCGAGCAATGAAACACGCGATCCCCGTGTTACGTCACGATGAAAAATTCATGTTGTCAAGCGCATTCGGGAGGCGCGCAAGTGCGCAAAATGGCGCGTCGCGAAATATCTCGCGTTTCGCGACCGGCTGCGGCGACGGCGCGCGGGTCCGCGATCATCAGATTCGAGGGGGCCGAGGGCTCGCAGCACATCTCGCACAGCGCGCGCGGCGAACATTTATTTCTAGACTTCCCGGAAACCTTACCTTCGACCTTTCCCGCTCGTCCCGGAATGACCATCTCCGCGGCGAGCGTGACGCGACGAGGAAACACGCACGCCAAagatgaacaaaaaaaaacaagtggACAACAAGTGGacaaatagagaaagagagagagaaaagatgaAACTGGAGAAGGAAAACTCGTCACTCACCCTCGTCCAGCAGCCGCTCCACGTGAATAAAGACATTTGGGAAGGCAGCTAGCTGCTTCCGGTCCTTCAGCAACTGTGACAGGTAGTCCGCTATACTCTGCGTCGTCGTGTTAGTATTATCACACATCGCAAATTGTACTCGGCTGCTTCAATGGCGAATGTTGGCGCGTGTTGGGCGCGCGCGGGCACGCTTAATGCAACACTCAAGAAGGAAGAGGGcaagcgagtgagcgagcggaCCGCGACGGTGCGCGGCGACTGCGATGActgcggcgacggcggcggcggcggcggagcaacggcggcggcggcggcggcgacggcggcgcaGTGTCGGAACGGACGGAGAACGGCGGAGTTGTTCTCTCTCCGGTCACGGGAGAGCATCAagcgcgcgcggacgggtgGAGACGTACTGACGAAGGAGCGTTTAAAAGAAAAGGATCCGCAGCGaaggcggcggcggcagcggcgacgagTGGGGGGGAGatgaggaaagagagagagagagagagacgagatgACTACGACCGAtgatgtgtgtgcgtgtgtatgcgtatgtatgtgtgtggaGGAATCTTGAGCGAAGCGGGGGTGGCTCGAGCGCGGAGAGAGAGGGGAAAGGACGGCAGCGGGGAGAGAGGGAAGGGAGGGAAACCGGAGAGCGAACGCGCGAGGGCGAGCGACACTCCTCCGACGAGGGAGTCGTAAAGTCGCCTCGTTTGCCGCGTACGCGGTTCGTATCTTTCTCTTTGGTTTTTCTTTTGCGTCTCTCTCGCTCCTATTTTTCTTTCCTGACGTGACAGAGAACAAGATTTCCGCTTGATCGCTTTTCTCCTCGGGCTAACGTTTGAACGACTCTTTCGCTCTTTCCCCTGATTAGTTCCGACAATTCGTCCCCCCTCAACTTGGTCACTGGACCGCCTCGGTTCCCGATCTCTTTCTCCAATCGAGGAAACGCGTGCGCGCGCCTCTTCGCACACTCGCGTGTTGTCACAGTTGACTATTGCGTTTTCAGGAACGATGCCACTGGtaaaacgcgcgcgccgcggtAGATCGTAGATCGCGAGAAGCGACGTGGGAGCGATGGTGGTGGGTAGGAAAGGCGAGAGTGGGAGCGATGGTGGTGGGTAGGAAAGGCGAGAGGGAAGGAGATACGGTTGGAGAGAGGGAAGGAGTGCGTAGGAAGGTAAGAgaagagagtgagaaagagagacggagcGCCCAAGATAAATAGAACGACGATCGACGAAGTTTCGGCGAAAGAAGAAACGATCGAGTGAAACGgcaaagggagagagagagagagagaatggatTAGAGATTAATGCGCGGAGATAATGCTGGATGTGTCTCTTTCCCTCGCTCACTTGCGCTCCGCGTCAAGTTAAAAGCGGAATGCGGATCGCGGGAATTCGAGACTAAGTACACGCACTTTGGAATTCTCAGCTCTACTGATTGCACCCGCCCGTGGCCCGTGCATGCGCGCTCGCGCCGAGCGCGGCCGAACCGAGCCGAAGATCGGACTCGCGGGCGCATGCGCGCTACGCGCGCCGCGCTTCCCTGCCCCTTCCGCCGCCCTCTCCCCCCCTCGCCACGCTGCTACGCGTCGCCATGCGTCTACCGCCCACTACCATATACGGCCTCTGCATACGCGCTTAGCACCAAGCGCGAGTGAGAGAAACGGAATAAgcgaaagggagaggaagataAGCGCCATACCATCGTGTCGCGGAGTTGGATAATTCAGGCCCGCGTCCACGGGCCAACGCACCATCCGTTTCTCTTAATGCGACgttgcgtgtgtgcgcgtgagGGGAATTATtccatcttttcttttttttttcttttttttattttttatttcagatacgATCCCTCACGGTCGCGAATCCTCTCGCGGAATGCGCATTCATATTTATTACGCTTAATCAGAAATGTTTTCTTTGACTTCTGGAGCGTCCTGCGAGAGACTCCCTAGAGAAGACCACTTCCTCTAAAACCTTTCCGGCGTGTTTCCCACCTCCCCCCCACACCAAGCTACGGGTTtccaattacaatttttaatcttgGCTCCGGATCTCTCACGCGACGACATGCGCGCGCATATAAGCTGCGCGGTGTCGAAACTCGTTAACCCTTCGCGTCGgacttttttaagaaaagaaacgtagtctaattcttttttgaaagttttttgaATCGCCAAAAATGGAGGCTCGAAATGTAAAACAGCAATAAGATTAGGatcgataaaaatggttttgcAATGATTCGCGATGAAGGATCTTGCTGCCTCacttatttttacgaaaaaatgttttcacgaaaaaagttaataattgctacaaatttttatttttaatagaactttgtaattataattcatagaaatttttttcgccAGAGTAAACTACTGAAAAATGTGTAATGAATATTGTAGTTCGTTATTGTGATTTGACGTGTTGTAACTTCACTCGAAAAATTTGTAGAGATTTcacaagaaaaatacaaaagtttaaaagtgtttcaatttttatctaaatttttgtagcgttttttttaaatttgtgtagaattttgtaaaatttttttccatcaaagctgataatttttgtgtaaattttaatacaatcaaaatgtaaaaattcaaaattcagtATAgcggatatttaaaaattaacgttttcatattttaattaaattgtatattatgtaatttttagagCAAGATTACAAAATGACgtcaaaaaattctaaatggcgaatgcaatatttaaaataagtttaaattttaattttttttaaattatatcgtttttaaaattgcaaactacaaatttaacttataaaataaaataattgtgatgcaAATAACATATATATGGTAACTACATAGTACGGTCCAAGTTTTCGAGTCTATCCGCGAGTCCTAATCATCAGTATATTTCTCTGCTATTGAGACACAGCAAGATCCTCAACAGAGAATTTCATTTAtactttgttataaatatatcaattccATATAAAAATCGTACTTGAATAATCGTCACGCGAAAGTAACGTCGCGCATAATGTCAAATTTATCCGAAGCTTTCgaaactttattacaaattaagcAAATGATTTTTTACATTGCATAATAGtgtccatttttttttcattaaaatttaagcaattttttcaaaactagtccaatttcatattaatataacTCAATATTTACCGGATTTTATAAGTTAAATTTGTagtttgcaattttaaaaacaatataattaaaaaaaaaaaaattaaaatttaaacttattttaaatattgcattcgccatttcgaattttttgacgtcattttttaatcttgctctaaaaattagataatatacaatttaattaaaatataaaaacgttaaattgttaaatatccGCTATACTGAATTTTGaacttttacattttgattgtattaaaatttacacaaaaattatcagctttgatggaaaaaaattttacaaaattctacacaaattaaaaaaatcgttacaaaaatttagataaaaatgctGAAAGTGGaacacttttaaacttttatatttttcaatcacgTCAAAACACGTGTCATTTTTTCACTAGAGGCATGAACTTTTAGCGTGATCGAATAAAGTGTCGACTGACAAGACATGAACGGTTCCCGACTTCGCGAGAAACGCGCGTGTCCGCAGGGAGATAGGAAAcgacaaaagaaaagaaaagaaaaaaaaaatagaccgTGTGGAACATATCCCGAGTGCGCAACCGGCCGGCCTCTCCCAAGAGGAGATCGGTGCATTACATCAACGGTGCGCAACATCGTTACGATCTCCGGAGCTCCGGCGTGCCTTAGAATGCATAATTAATAACTCTACCTACCCGCTTGCGATATACGCACGCTGGCCGAGGCGTGAACGTACAAGGTGATACCCGCGAGTCGCCGATTCATATATTAACGACGCACGTGCCGTGCAATAACGATGCGCTTAATCTGAATTTACTTCTGCCTCTTCTTCTCCCTCTTGGAGGACTTTGTTGATCTCGAAGACTGCTTGCTAATCTCAACGTCTTTACCACACGAGATCGCGATATCGCTCTGAGAgctttgttaattaaaagttattcgAGATACAGCGGTAATGTTTATACAACAAATTGcttatatcaaattaacaaaatgtacAGATTGCATTAGGCTAAAGTaatgataacattttaatacTCGTTTACTTTAGCGAGAAGAGTGTTAAAATTAACGTTAGATCGACGCATACATATCGGTCATTTTATTTACTTCTAATAATAGCTGAAAGTCGCTTAAGTGCGTCAAGATAATCGTCAAGATAATAGtcggaataaaattaaatagatattctCTCGCGATCTAAGAATACCTGCTTAATTTCAAGGTTTTAAGGAAAATTGCCTTGAAAACGGAAAGCtagaaaagataataaataacaaatcaGTTTAACGGTAATGCGAACATCATTGCGAATCCCGATCACGTCCCGTCGTtcgaatagaaaaatttattccagCATCGCGCGAGAACGTGATTTTGTACGAGATCCGGTGTATAAACGGCCGATCCTCTCCGTAGGAGGAACACTATTGCAATTTCTGCCTGGTTGGATTACGAATGGAAATGCCAATACGAGGTAGTCACCGTTGACAGCTAATGGTGTCAACAGCACCGGTTTGTCTTTACGGGCCGCTTAAGGGAGCGCACGCGGTTGCGGAATGTTTGAGCGCACGGAAAGGAAGCAAAACGCATTTACTCCTTTCATCTTTCCCTTCAGCCGCAAAAAATCCGGATTGAAACTTCACTCGAGacttattaaaatctatttcattaagaaaactttaaaataaaaataaaaatacaaaataactcgcgagcgtttaaaaaaaatatatttgaaacagGCCATTGAGCGTTAAGTACGGTTACTAATGcatcatacaattttttcaaaaatgcgaAACTTaattgaacataaaataaagataaagtaaaatataatttaaaataaaaatggagtaaaaaaaattaatcacgaGGAACGATATCAAGCCAGTTATGGCAGTACTTCAAAACAGAATctaaagttgttttttttaaataagtgccTAAAATTCAAAGATCCTAAACTCGCGCTGGTACTATAAAATCCTAATGTGATATCCTAATTATCCGAATCCCTGTTATCCGATTATTCAAATCCAGACGCTCGAATTATTCGGATGATTCAAATCTTAGCCACCTTCTTTTCCATTGAGTGTAATCTTTCTACTGACTTTCTGCACAATCGAAATTATACGTCTTGAAGAGCAAAGCAAgttaatagataaattttaaaattcaatttttgatatttgtaaaGTTACATTTGCAATTTAAGTGAGGAACTCGATTGATGATTTTATCAATATCCGAAAAATCAAATTCCCGTGAATTTGATCCGATCTATGAAACAGCATCTCTATTCTTGAATCCTATGCGATCAATTACGTGTTCTGTTGTCCGCAATTCCGAAAAATCGCCAGCGAAACGGGTCACGCATAGGCCGAATTCAAGGTGTGATTGCCGATCGATCGACCGCGCCGATTACGTTGCCTCTTTAGTGTTCTCCCACGGACTTTACCTTCTATGCCGTGTATCCAGCGCCTACACacgcgcacgtacgcacgcatgcacgcacgcacgtatgcaCGCACACGTCGACAAATGCAAAAGTGACGTTGACGTCACGCGTCCGTACATGGCCTCACCGTGAAAACCGTGTGGGTGTCTCGCGTTATAAATTACTTCGTCTTGAACTTTTTCTCTTGTTACATCCTTCTTCCATTCTCGTGTCCCGATCGCCTCTATAATTTTCGAACCTTCGAACGAAGAAAAAACTGCACGCATTCATGATTCTGACtaattcgataaaaaaaacttgGGAAAAACAGAGACAGGATAATTCAGAATCATTACGGAAAAAAGCCAACCAAGTCGAGAATGACAACTTCTCAACATAAAGCGAATGTACTTCCAATCCGCTAAACCTAAAACTGAAAACACTGTGTGCCTCAACCGAGACACGATAATACTCCAACGTTCTTGTGTCCAAGAGTCTAGCACGTAGAAAAATACCGTTTAAAGCATTCAAATCATCCTTACTTGTAatcatttactaaaattttacgcATAACACATACAGTATAATAGTTTATTACAACTCCAACTTATATCAGGAAGTACAATTTGAATGCACTTACCTCTGTGTCGCATCTTATCTTATTTACGAATTTTCAATAATACAGTAAAATCTAGTGATTAAGATGGCGGGGCTGTTCCTCCTGTTGTTGTGGGTTCTCAAATTACCACATCGAGATGTATTAATATCGTTAAATTGATCTCTAATGATGCGCAGCTATCGTACGCTATTGTCTGCCGTCTACGCCTATAAGGTGCGCGTGGATGACTGTTATCTACTGAATTGCCGATTGTCCTGCCCACGTTTGCCTATCTGGCGAAAGGTCTTGGTGCGTTTCAGCTGCTTTGCCGAACTCGAGtcgtttatatttttgaaatgtccATAACCGCCTCCACCGAGCCTTTTCCGTGGTCGTGAAGCCTTACTGATTCCCACTTCTGTTgagttaaatagaaaaaaaataaatttaatactagaATAACTAATAtagtatatgtatgtatttgtgCTGTTTTAAAACTTGAAGCTACATTTGGAAACTAATATCAAGAAAGcaataattaagattttgattaattcaaatatgaacaataaatataaattgaatcaGTTTTTTTTCCATACGTTACTTGATAGAAATTCAAATAGATAtacctaaaaatttttaagatatacaGAAACTTAAAAAGTTATAAGTAAATTTCTCCAAGAAAATTTGTACTTTtgctttaacttaaaatatgTGTCTCTGATATagacaatataatatttattattaaatcaaaaaacTTACTCAAGTCTACTGCCGGTGGTACGATAAATCCGAACGATTTGGCGACTTTCGCCAGATCCAGAGTTTCTATATCGAAGACCTGCTTCAAATGATGTGAATCATATGCTCTGACGTAATTCTTAAATGCTTCCTTTGCCGACTgatgtaagaaataattcttCGATATCAATTTTTCAAGCTAAAAAAGAAGgtatcttatataatatttttatcaatattatttctgaaatattagcagtttttaattaaattggtagagttgcccatttcaatttttctactagaagatatatatttttgtgactCTTAGTTTCGACTTGAACACAAAGCGTCTAAATGATGGTCCTGATAAAAAACACTcagaatacattttaaagaaaaacctTAATATATGTATCGCGTATACCTGTAATTGTATATCGGCGATTTTATTCCAAGAGAATTCATATTCATTCACAGGTACGCGAGCTTGTTTAAGATAACGAAGGAAGCCAAGCTCCTCTGGTCGCAATATCAGCAAAGCGTGACCGCTGCTACCCTCCCCGCGAGCGGTACGACCAACACGATGGATGTATTCCTGAAAGTCATACATTTAATACTGAAAATCAATCTTTATTAATTCACAATTGAGATTACCGTattaatctctttttttaaaataagtaaagcAAAATAATACGAGTCTACCTTGGGATCGTCTGGTGGATCATACTGCACGATCCAATCGACATCAGGTATATCTAGACCTCTTGCAGCCACGTCAGTGCAAAGCAAAGTCCCCGTAGAAGCGTTGCAAAATTGGTAAAAAGTCGTAGTTCTTTTCGTTTGCTTTTGCTTACcctatcaataaaaatatgaacattaAATCGAGAGTTTAcaagaatattgtaattttgaatagcataggaaaaaaaatgtaataacgtACATGTATACTCATTACTGGTAAATCGATATAATTTAGGAGCTCGTGATGAAATTTAACGGACATACAGGAACTAAAAAAGACCATTATCTTcttctttctgtttttctttaaGAACGTGAACAAAAGTAGAAATCTTTTCTCGCTCGGACACGCCACATAACCCTGTTGCAAGCCCTCTACAGTCGCCATTTCCTTGTCGTCGTCGACTCCCACGTATATAGGTTCCTTTTTAAGGGCTAACGTTGTTATCATCGCTACCTTTTGTGTTTGCGTTGCACTAAAAAGCATAGTTTGCCGGCGCTCTGCAAATAATAACTCAagtagaaacaaaaataaaacttgtttccTTTAATGCAATGTTACTAACTGGGAAGaatgttaataatttgtttcaaCTCCTCTTCGTATCCAATATCTAGAATACGATCCGCTTCGTCGATGACCAAACATTGAAGATTCTTGTACAAGAAATCAGGTGTGTTTTGCAAATGATCTAATAATCGTCCCGGCGTCGCCACAATAATATTGACTCCTTTTGCAAGCTTTTGAGCCTCGGTTTGCCTGCTGGCGCCACCCATCAGCAAACCATACGTGTGATAATGATActtcattaattcttttaagaCTCCAAAAGTCTGCATAGATAATTCTCTTGTAGGAGACATGATGATGACACCAGTacctataaatatttatttattagatatttctaattttgtatGATTATTGTAATAATCGAGATAATAAAACAGATTTATTCTTAACTTTATTACTTTCTATAGCAActtctatttttaaatgatcTCTATgcttaaagataaaaattatcattaaaatattaaatatatataaaatacattaattgtatattattatatatttcatattagacaaaaattatattcacatttaaataactattattacTCCTTATTTACATTAGAGACCaaattcatataaaagttgcttatgaagtaaaatatttaaaagcttTTCTGAAACTGGTTATATATATTGAGTTTATGTACCATTGCGTGGCATAAACTTCAATTTGTAAATCAATTCAACAGCAGGAATTAAAAAGGCCAGAGTTTTGCCAGATCCAGTTTTAGCAGCGCCAACCAAGTCTCTCCCTTCCAAAAGTGGTGGAATAGATTTTGCTTGTATCTCAGTCATATTTGTAAAACCCATATCTTTTATCGCTTTTAGTGTATTCTCGCATACTTTCTCGCTCAATACAGAGAAGTTTGTATCATTTGTTACTTCAAACCCTATAGCCGTGCCAggtactaaataaaaatatacatcaatGACATCAAATATCATTCAGTTATCAATATAATCATATCAGAAGTACGTACAGTTCTCAGTAGTCGGAGACTGTTCAGCTACCTCAGAattttcacttctttttgacacttttaactttatcttttctaaaaaaaaaaatatgggaatcactattaataattatgtaataaaaatgcaaaatgtgTATTAATTATGCAAACGCTATCATTAGTTTTCCAATAAATTTCATATCTtctttaagataatttataaaacaaattattaaaataatttgtacaaactTTTTGGAAGGCTATCCTCTGTGTTTTGCTGActtgtttcttcttcttttggTTCTTTGATTgcatctatataaaaaataaacattttatttaaaataataacaaaaagaatatattacagtggaaaaaaaggaaattgagACTAAGAAATCACTAATTCTGCTACGTTTTTCTTAAATACAGTCTTATTCAATAGAACTACAGCTAACCTCAAAATTAGTGTTGCACTTACCTTTTTGTTCCTCTCGTTGTTTCAGCACTGTTAATTTTGTCTTTTCTCGTTTCTTGATTTTTCGCATCAACACTTTCTCGGGCACAGACATCTTTTAAAACAATATCGTAACAGTGATATCACGAAATTGTTGATTACTTCCTACGTATGTACCACGCAAAGACACGTGAAATATCGAAGCCATGAACGAACATGAGATACGAGGTTAGAGAGGTTAGACCTCGAAAAGCACATCGCccgactgttggcacacctggcgaaaaGAACGCTAAGCGCGCGTACACAAACTTTAAATCGTTCCCGTTCTACTGGTTTTCGCGCGTATGACCGATTTGTCTTGTCGCACTGTACCGACTGTAATTTATACGAACGCAATTGGGACGAGGCGCGAATACCGAATTGTAGGTGtgaatacaaatacaaattgactcaccgttcgccgctggtcGCTTCGTCCAGCTTCGTCTCGGCTGCAGCTTTCGAACCTTCGAGATCCAATTAAGATCCTCCTCACGACGATCCTTCTCCTCTCGATTCACAACATTTGGCACGAACACGCGATACTTCGCTTTCGACAGTCCCGGTACTCACGCTCGTCGAAAATTCGAGACACGGgatacgaggcaacggagaatCCGCGATTAAACGCGCGATGCGACTTCGCATCGTCTTGATCGCCGGACCGTTGCAGTCTGAAAGTCACGGGAGATGCAAGATCCTCCTCACGATTCGTCTTGATACGCACTTAGCACGAATGCTACACGACCCTTCGTTTTCGGCGCTCTCGAAACAAGCTCCCGATACTCACATGCATCTGAAACACGGGGGGATGATAATACGATGAGGCAACGAGGCAATGGAGAAGATTGTGAAACACGACCGAACGCGACACGATTTCGCACCATGCATCGTGTCCGACACGACGGATGTCCGACACTTCACTTTACTTTCGACACTCCACGGCACTCTCAAAACACTcactcgtacgggacgacgagctgatgcgagttgaaatgcgctgcgACGCGCCACGATCTTTCGCCGTTCcacctaaccgaccgactgctgttactgcgtagcggcgtgactgGCGCGTGGCGCGCCTGCGCGGCGCTACCGTCGCCACTACGCAGTACTCAgtagcagcagtcggtcggttagggagtaCGGCGGAAGGTCGCGACGCGTCGCGGTGCATTTCAACTtgtttcaactcgcatcctcgtcgtcccgtacgagttttcGATGCAAACGAGTGTTTCGAGAATGATACGTGGTGCCGGGCGTTCGTGACAGTTCGTGGCAACATCCATCGTGTCGGACACGATGCATGGTGCGTAGTCGTATCGCGTTTCGCATCTTCTGtctcgcggcgcatttcaactcgcatcctcgtcgtcccgtacggCCCTACGAGTTTTTGATGCGAGTAAATGTTTTGAGAATGTCGTCCGTCGtctcgcgttcaatcgtgtttcgtatCTCGGCGTTGCCTCATATCCCGGGTTTCCGTCGCAAGATTCGAGATTCAATGCTAAGTTTCGGTAAGATCTACAAGTGATCTCTGCAATCACTGTACAGGAAACATGTAAGCATTTTGAGAATATAGGATGCATTCAGCAAAGATCAGATAGGTCGAAAATCGCTATGAAGCGACCTCAAATACCTCAATAGAGATGTTACAATCATTCATAAAGAACTCCTATACCTCTACACGAAAAGCTGCTGAGGTTCATGACTGAAGGATAATGCAAAAATcaacaaatgtaaatttttatttaaatgatcaTAACTTTTGATTGAAGGGTCGTAGCAAACTGTCTCAAAAaccgttatttttaaaaaaatctttcaaataaACCTCTAGTCAACTCCTTAtaccatttaaattttttaaatcacccTTGCTCCTTTACTCCAAAAAAGTGACGCCACAtatctttttcatataaattgcatttattttgtttttcccAACAccatttacataattttgaatataatttatatgtatatatatgtatacgcatgtatatataattatacattatatatatatatatgtaatttataatttcatattacatatgaaaatgcagataaaaatcgaatgtaaatactacaatatttaataatcagtaTTATATCATCTTGTGTGTAATGTATGTGCGGTAACTCTTGTCTAAATATCTATACTTTtcagttaattaaaaatggaaTTATAATTCATGAATCTCATTCGTAAGGCTATTCATTTCATCATACATAATCATAGAGTCATGAagcatacataaatatatttcatcataTTACTATAACCATAttaccaattttttaatttttttttaacgataaaGACAATCGTTTCTTATTCGCGgatttattatttgcagttGACGTATTGTGATCATATTCttcatgataaatattttaatattcgcgAATACAAAACATCGCACACAGGCATGCGATTGTATTATGagcgtcatttttttttttttttttattattattattatcccaTATGCTACCACATTTTTTCCGGTATGTAATCTCCGCGAATAAAAAGCActgattgtataattttatgtgtatgtatgtgtgtgtgtgtgtgtatatatatatacacacacgaaatatttttcacacaAGTATTCCTAGCTTTATATATACTCTAAACAATTGTATTACACAATTAAATTCATGcatttgcataaatttaattatgtaatacaattgttattatatcattatgaaatagataaaaagaacAATGATTATAAAAgctatataattatacactCTATTTGATTAATCATACAGTTTAATGTTAATGTTGTTGATAATAAGTGATAATGTTAATGTTAGTCaataataacgttttttaatgataaaaaaattaaatttgtataattttttacatatataatatatagagtATCCTATATTTACTGTACAGATTCCTAAAATCATTTCGAGATGAGAATATTAATACCAAAATGTCGAGGCAACAAcagattttaaataagaatacgtATGCTCAGGTATAGCACATAGCGTAATGGTGTTCAAAAaggtaattatttttcatattttttattttgcatacaCTTTCACTGTGTAACGTGCCATATGTAAGTGTTTTGAATAGTTTAAATTGCAAACTttaaactttcatttaaaaaatctattgtagtctcaacattttattagaatttctGTCTTGAAATCTTTGGAATCCACCATTAATAGGTGTCAGTAAATTTAAGACGTcctatatatacaatatttatattatatatatatatatatatatatatatatatatatataaataaaatgcagGACATTTCAATAACTATTACCACTTGAAATAATTTCGAATCTATAAATTCCagataaaaatttgcataattaaaatcGCATGGAACAAAAAAGACTATCATAtggcaataaataatttttttatctagaagGCGCTTCAGAGATTTCAAGGtcaacttcatttttttttttt harbors:
- the LOC105194626 gene encoding probable ATP-dependent RNA helicase pitchoune; protein product: MSVPEKVLMRKIKKREKTKLTVLKQREEQKDAIKEPKEEETSQQNTEDSLPKKKIKLKVSKRSENSEVAEQSPTTENLPGTAIGFEVTNDTNFSVLSEKVCENTLKAIKDMGFTNMTEIQAKSIPPLLEGRDLVGAAKTGSGKTLAFLIPAVELIYKLKFMPRNGTGVIIMSPTRELSMQTFGVLKELMKYHYHTYGLLMGGASRQTEAQKLAKGVNIIVATPGRLLDHLQNTPDFLYKNLQCLVIDEADRILDIGYEEELKQIINILPKRRQTMLFSATQTQKVAMITTLALKKEPIYVGVDDDKEMATVEGLQQGYVACPSEKRFLLLFTFLKKNRKKKIMVFFSSCMSVKFHHELLNYIDLPVMSIHGKQKQTKRTTTFYQFCNASTGTLLCTDVAARGLDIPDVDWIVQYDPPDDPKEYIHRVGRTARGEGSSGHALLILRPEELGFLRYLKQARVPVNEYEFSWNKIADIQLQLEKLISKNYFLHQSAKEAFKNYVRAYDSHHLKQVFDIETLDLAKVAKSFGFIVPPAVDLKVGISKASRPRKRLGGGGYGHFKNINDSSSAKQLKRTKTFRQIGKRGQDNRQFSR